A DNA window from Enoplosus armatus isolate fEnoArm2 chromosome 9, fEnoArm2.hap1, whole genome shotgun sequence contains the following coding sequences:
- the rundc3b gene encoding LOW QUALITY PROTEIN: RUN domain-containing protein 3B (The sequence of the model RefSeq protein was modified relative to this genomic sequence to represent the inferred CDS: substituted 1 base at 1 genomic stop codon) — MENVRSSRAKGRAWIRVVLMEKRLSEYISSALRDFKTTRRFYEDGAIMLGEEAGLLADTLIGLNTIDFSFCLKGEGVDGSCPAVIDYTPYLKFTQSADSISSDEEEMRTLGSSGSESSTPDKMATAASIFTEQSNLVSKCKRFEQKYRMALEQKGYLEELVRLREAQLSEAVSHNKALQQSLADTHLSHTLEKEQLEYIVLELQDQLTVMKNNDLRSRQELTAHLTNQWPSPVALDANAVALDTLLYRKSTGQWEEKSFQSLEQLSADMSLSQTSLEPAVVQEAHGHXSCVPRLSGKEETPSLRGLCGSLTSVASYKSLASLKSSECLASPATEISSPGNTPS; from the exons ATGGAGAATGTGCGATCATCGAGAGCTAAA GGAAGGGCGTGGATCAGAGTGGTCCTGATGGAGAAAAGATTATCAGAATACATCTCATCTGCACTGAGGGACTTCAAAACGACCAG GAGGTTTTACGAGGACGGAGCGATCATGCTGGGAGAGGAGGCGGGGCTGTTAGCAGACACACTCATCGGACTCAACACCATCGACTTCAG CTTCTGTCTGAAAGGAGAGGGTGTGGACGGCAGCTGCCCCGCCGTGATCGACTACACGCCTTACCTGAAGTTCACCCAGAG TGCGGACAGCATCagcagtgatgaggaggagatgaggactCTGGGGAGCAGCGGCAGTGAAAGCAGCACCCCCGACAAAATGGCCACCGCCGCCTCCATCTTCACTGAGCAGAGCAACTTGGTCAGCAAGTGCAAACGCTTTGAGCAGAAGTATCGCATGGCGCTTGAGCAGAAG gGTTACCTGGAAGAGCTGGTCCGTCTACGAGAAGCCCAGCTGTCAGAGGCAGTGTCTCATAACAAAGCTCTTCAGCAGAGCCTAGcagacacacacctctcacacacactggagaaAGAGCAGCTTGAGTACATCGTACTGGAACTACAAGACCAACT GACAGTGATGAAGAACAATGATTTGCGGTCCAGACAAGAGCTGACAGCCCACCTGACCAATCAGTGGCCGTCTCCTGTCGCCTTGGATGCCAACGCTGTTGCCTTGGACACGCTGCTGTACAGGAAGAGCACGGGACAGTGGGAGGA GAAGAGTTTCCAGAGTCTGGAGCAGCTGTCTGCAGACATGAGCCTCTCCCAGACTTCTCTCGAGCC CGCTGTTGTCCAGGAAGCACATGGGCATTAATCATGTGTGCCACGTCTTTCAGGTAAAGAGGAAACCCCGTCTCTGAGAGGTCTGTGTGGCTCCCTGACCTCAGTCGCCAGCTACAAGTCTCTGGCCAGCCTCAAGTCCAGCGAGTGTTTGGCCAGTCCTGCAACAGAGATCAGCAGCCCGGGCAACACTCCCTCGTAG
- the slc25a40 gene encoding mitochondrial glutathione transporter SLC25A40, which translates to MSGQGPAPSASNGITPLQQMVASCSGAILTSLLVTPLDVVKIRLQAQKNPFPKGKCFVYCNGLMDHICVCENGNSKAWYKATGHFNGTLDAFMKIVHREGIKALWSGLPPTLVMAVPATVIYFTCYDQLCAALRVRMGDYAQEAPLLAGAIARVGSATVISPLELIRTKLQSQKQSYRELTDCIRSAVQTEGWLSLWRGLGPTLFRDVPFSAMYWYNYEKSKSWLCERYNTREHTITITFISGAVSGSIASIVTLPFDVVKTRRQVELGELQAKNLSCQLSSSTFSVMSRIVAQDGFVGLFAGFLPRLIKVAPACAIMISTYEFGKAFFRKHNQERILGSLQTSST; encoded by the exons ATGAGTGGTCAAGGTCCTGCTCCTTCAGCCAGTAATGGCATTACTCCACTCCAACAGATGGTGGCGTCCTGCTCCGGAGCCATCCTCACATCATTGCTTG TCACACCTTTGGATGTTGTGAAGATCAGACTGCAAGCACAGAAAAATCCCTTCCCCAAAG GAAAGTGCTTTGTCTACTGCAATGGACTTATGGaccacatatgtgtgtgtgaaaacggCAACTCCAAGGCCTGGTACAAAGCCACTGGTCACTTCAATGGCACACTG GATGCCTTTATGAAGATTGTACACCGTGAAGGAATAAAGGCATTATGGAGCGGTCTGCCTCCAACCCT TGTGATGGCAGTCCCAGCTACAGTGATCTACTTCACGTGCTACGACCAGCTGTGTGCAGCACTGAGGGTCAGGATGGGAGATTACGCTCAGGAGGCTCCTCTACTGGCAGGAGCTATCGCCAGAG TGGGGTCAGCGACAGTGATCAGCCCTCTGGAGCTGATCCGTACGAAGCTGCAGTCTCAGAAACAGTCGTACAGGGAGCTGACTGACTGCATCCGCTCGGCAGTGCAGACAGAAGGATGGCTGTCTCTGTGGCGGGGTTTGGGGCCCACACTCTTCCGAGATGTGCCGTTCTCAGCCATGTACTGGTACAACTATGAGAAGAGCAAGAGCTGGCTGTGTGAACGTTACAACACCAGAGAACACACGATCACCATTACCTTCATATCTGGAGCGGTGTCTGGCTCT ATTGCGTCCATTGTAACTTTACCTTTTGATGTTGTCAAAACGAGAAGGCAGGTGGAGCTGGGAGAGCTACAAGCAAAGAATT TGTCATgtcagctctcctcctccaccttcagtGTGATGAGCAGGATCGTGGCCCAGGACGGCTTTGTTGGACTGTTTGCAG GTTTCCTCCCCAGGCTGATCAAAGTGGCCCCGGCGTGTGCCATCATGATCAGTACTTATGAGTTTGGGAAGGCCTTTTTCCGCAAACACAACCAGGAGAGGATACTCGGGTCGCTGCAGACCAGCAGCACCTGA